TACATTAAATTACACTTTCTACAAATAACCATTGATATTCAAAAATAAACCGCTAACATCCTACCTGTGGGCGAGACCACTCTGCCTACCTCAGAAGGCTACGAGCACTCGTTATACGAAATCTCTCACGCACACTTTCCTCCTCTGGATGTCATACTAGGCAGCCATACTCCTTCACACCCTATAACACacacgcaagcacacacacacacacgctcacatacatacatacaaacacgcACGAGTGCAGCCTCCTGGGCCAGTGAGGCAGGCTCCCAGAAATGGGTCTTTTCTGAATCTGCAGCGGTGAACAGATATTTGTTGTTAgacagaggaataaaaaaaataattgtgtttttttttctctatacaAAAAGCTTTCTCTTTGCTATAATGAGCCACtagattaaaacaaataaaaatggtgTAGAGAGCCGACAACAGACAAGAGAGAATAGGAAGTAAAAGGAATAACTGAcaaaaggagaaggaggaggaagaggaggaggaggaagaggaggaggggggataTAGGCTGGAATGTCCATTGATTAACAAAGTGCGGGGTCTTACAACGGGAGTCCAAACAAGACACAGAACAGAGAGTTTCCCTCTCCATCACAGGAAggatatataaaaacaaaaggaggCCAGAGAGAGGGCTATGAGCACCGGGGGGATCGTCCATCTTCAATTTTATACAGTTTGTCTTGAAGATTATGTCACTGTccttttttctaaaattttctgtccttttttttttttttaaaaagtacccTTTTATCCCACAATCAGCTGTTTTTCCACTGGCCATGTGTTCAGGTACATAGAAAACATATCTACAGCTTATGGTACAGGCCCCTCTCTGGGCTGAGTTCTCAGGGGCTGACGGGGGCCGGCAGCAGAGAGGGCGGTCAGTGCCACCCTGTGCTCAGGTACCCCGAACTGTGGAAGGGTGTCGAGGATGCGGGGGCTCCACGAGTCCCAGTAGGCATCTGGGAGGCGGCGGCCTGAGCCTGGCCTTGCTGAGTCTgttggggaggaggagggggaggtggaggcaGTCCGGTCTGCTGAAGGGGCGGTGGGTACGTGGATGGGGGCACTGAAGAGTTGGCGGCAGCACCCGGGTGAAGTAACGCCGGTTGAAAACCCCCTAAGTTCTGAAAGTGGTGGGGCTGCATCTGGGTGTTGGTTGAAGGGGcggggggaggtggaggaggaggcggaggaggggTGAGCGACAGCAGGGTGCTGCCAGAGGggggctgctgctgttgctgggGGGTTTGGCCCtgcggaggaggaggcggaggaggggCGCTTGTCAGCAGGAGCTGGTGCTGCTGGATGGGAGGAGGCTGCAGGTTGACGTGTAACAAGGTGGGCCCGGGCATCGGGtgtgggggtggaggaggaggcggcggtGGGGCAGCTGAGCTCTGATAGTGCACGCTGTGGGGAAGAGTCTGCATCATGGGTTGAGAACCTGGAGGGTAGGGAGGTGTAACGGCAGGTTTAAACCCAGGGAAAGGTCCAGCAGGTGAGGGGCTCTGACTGGGAAAATAGGCTGTCGAGGCTGGTGGCgcaggtggaggagggggaggtggaggtggagctcCCTGCGTGTTATACTGGGGGAAAGAGGGTGGGCCAGTCTGAGCCTGGGGCTGCGTTTGGTTTTGAGGCTGGGCAGAGAACAGCGCCCTCTGGCTGCGGTAGGGCGAACCCTGAGGCTGAGGCTTAGgggagtggaggagagaggatcCGGGATAATGAACAGGAGAGGAGGGTAACGGGGCCGGGTGCAGCTTTGTGGGGGTCAGAGGGGCCGGCTTGGGGCCTGCAGGCTTGCTCGGTGGCTGGCTGGTTGGATTTGGCGTCCGAGGCTGTCCATCACCGTCTTCTTCCTTAGCTGGCCGAGAGGGAGGCTGGGCAGTgctgagaggagaaggagagccAGGCTGCGGGGGGAAAAGACACATAATACAACGTCACACACTCGCTCAAAACTCACTAAGATGACTCAAATCTCCATCAGGTGGGTAATGTTGACTTACTGCATGGGTTGGGGTCTTTTGAAGACTTGGAGACGGACAATCTCTCAGTGCAGGCGTATCGCCACCTTCTGTCTCACCATCTAGAACAAGAACAGAACAGTAGAGTATTgctattaattaaaaaacatcatcTCACATGTGAAAAACACCCAGCATTGACTGAGAGACACCGTCACTACTCTCACCTGTATCTTTATCTTTGCTGAGCAGCAAAGCTCTGTGGTAGCTGCGTTCCCGGGCCTGCTCTACAGAAGTGGACGACGTCCTGAAGGGGAAAAATCAGTACCAGTATCAGTAGCTTATTCCCAGTAGGAACACATTAAGTAATCTATATACACAGGATATTCTACCATATACCAGACAAGTTAGTAAGAATACAGCATCATTTATGCAtacataaacagacaaaaaactaGCACTATTCATAAAGGATGCACATTGGTCTTATTTTGCCTTATTCCAGCTACAAGCTACAGAAATATCACcactatgtatttttttcaacaaaaggAACTCACTGTAGTTTTGAGAAAACGTACCACTgcccttctcctccttccttctccccTTTCTCTCCGGCGGTTTCTGTCTCCTCGTTTGTCTGGGGGTCTTTTACAGTGGTGGCGTTGGTGTTGCAGAGAGGTGTAGGAGCAGGGGGTATAGAGGGCTCACTGGTGGTCTCCAGGGCGACGGGGAAGGCGTCCACAGTCAAAGGTGGCACGGTGGAAACAGGAGAGCTGCACTCGGTCTTGGAGCCACTGCGACGAGCTTCGCGCTGTCGTTTCCTGTATTCTAGCAGGGAAACCTGAGAAGATGCAGGACCGTAATTTGatttatgaacaaaaaaaagcaagtcTTATGTTACACCAGTAGAGGGCGGCATTTGGATGGTCAATGCATTTCTTTCTGACTTAAAGAGGAGAATATGTGACACAGAACACAAGCCTGGGGTATTATCTTCTTATCTTAATAACATGTTAATAACTACAGACCTACTGACTGCACATTAGCTTTTGTACTGTAATTATAATACATATGATCCATCTGCAAACTGACCTTTTTCTTTTGTGGGGGGTTCTGCGCTGACCCTCCCTCGCCGGTGCTGTCCCCGTTCAATGAGCGCGAGAAGCCGAGTGAACCTCCCTCCTCAGAGCAGGGGTAAAAGAGCTGCCCCTGGCCTTCACTGAAGGGGGGCTGAGAGCCAACCAATGACCCTGTCCCTGCTGTGggccctgctgcagctccagctgCAGCTTCAGGCCTGAAGGGAGCTACCAAAGGCTCCAGAGTGTGTGAGGGGGTGAGGTCCCTTAAGTTCGAGTTGACTGGGGAGAAGTTCAGGCCAGCTGGTCCAGTCGGGCATCTCTCTGGGCTTTTTATCCAGCCGGGATAAGAGGAAGCACATGTTTCTGCAGAGGAGGAAGCCTCGCTACTACCTTCTACAATCCCACTGTCGGCCCTGTCCTCTCCACAGTCCACAGACTCAGCAGCTGGAGGCTGTGGACTCTCAGGAACCGACACCTTAGCTTCCGTCTGGAGTCCATCTGAACTGGGAGCCCTGACACAGGGAGAAGAGACCAACGACGGAGGGCGATCGGCctaggaaaagagagaggggtCAAAAATCAGACGACTGCATGTCTTGTGTTGTGCAGATTTATTCTTATTTTGCAACtaaatttctcaaaataaatacatcgGCTAGCTCATTTTCGAAATTAACACATATCATGAGACAGAGTACTATTCATCTCTGCTGAAGAATCGACCGTGGGAAATTCTAATGAAGTTGTTGGTCAATAATGCAATCCAAAATTCATTGAACTCCTAACCCCTGTGAAAAAAACGTCAATACACGCTGTCTTCCACTTACCTCTTGCACACTGGGTTTCCGGCTGACCTCTGGGGAGTTTTCCACTGATGATTCACTCTGTAAACAAGAACCGATTTCAACATTCTGATTTTTCTCATATAAACAACGTGCAGCCTTTGTGGCGTTTCAGTATCGGCGGCCTTACCTCCTGGGGGGTATTAAGTGTCTGTGTTGGGGTACTGGGCAAATGCTCCGTACTTGGCTCCTCAGTTCGGGGACGTGGCGGGGTAGCCAATAAGATGGGTGTTGCGGGTGCCTCCGATTGGTCTGCCCGGGTGGGCGTGGCACAAGGCGAGCCGTAGGGTGTCGAGCTCTCGGACATACAGGCATCTAACGGACTCAACCGCCGTTTTTTCAAAGGTGTCGGCAACTCTGAAAGGAATAAAAATTGTGTTTGCTTCAGTTGGGAATTTATCCAAACAATTTTCTCTCAGTGACCTTTGTGTGACTTAATCTAAGAAAAATGGTCTCGACATGTCAAAGCTTATTTGGATAGTTTTcatgaaaacattcattttaaaatcagtgggtaaataaacaataacaggAGCTGGTTCTAAATTACCTTATTTGTCTAATTCTGAAATTTCGAGTGGTTCGACAGTTTAACTGAAGAACCTCATGGTTCTCACACTGACATACCTGGTAGTGAGCAGGTGCCGTTGTAGGGTAGAGGGCTGTCAGAGTCTCCGTTAATAGAGGGGCTGAGAGGACCCTCACTGGGCATGAGGAGGCTCGGTCGTCTGGCTGGGCTGGTGGAGCCCTCCTCCTCTAGAGCCTGCTTCAACCATCGCTGTAGGAAAGAGCGGAGGTTTAGTGACTCAATAAAAAGGACACACAGCTGGTAGCTCTGTCGCTTGTGAGACACATTTCtttcaacatgtttgtcagCTTTAAAGAAGGCCATTTCAAAAATAAGGACTGACTGACATGACTTTAAAACCGGCTAGATTATGCTCTTTGAGAAACATCAATGCCCCATCAAAGCTAAAGGGGAATATCAATATTTCTAAAGCAGAACATTGTACCTTCTTGCAGGAGCCAGTGGTTGGCGGCGTTTCAGGCAATTCTCTGGAACGCCGTCTCCCGGTGGGAACTCCAGGAGTGGTGGGGCTGCGGTTAGCCAGGAATGGGGACGAGAAGCGGACGTAGTGTTTGGGCGTGCTGTAAACCTGTGGCGAGCAGGCCATGCCTGGTAGGGCGTTAAGCTGGGTGGCGAGTACTTCGGGGTCACTGCTTATTCTCAGTGGCCTCTCTGGGGCTGGCTCTGGGGTTCGCACTGCACAACGGTCCTGCTGCTTCTCTCCCACCCACTCACTCACAAAGTGCTGTCAAAAAGAGTCCAGAAACAATATGATGTTTAGCAAAGATGTGCAAATCTGCACGTCTGAAAGTGGAGTTCTCAACAATGCAAAGtaaaatacacattatataagaccaaaacaaaacattcaagtATTGAGATCTAACAAGCACATAATTGCTTACTTATGCTGAGGTTGTTGTTGCACAGGCAGAAGATAAAAATGCGAGTTTACCTTTTTAGTTTTGAAGCTCTTGCTCCCGGTGCGGTTTCTGTCAGGTGCAGGTGAGCTGCTGTGCGGGGGGCTGGTGTCCGGTGCTTGGGAAGAGATGAGCTCCGGCTCCGGTGCACTGGGCGTTTCTCCTTCAGGGGCTTCATTGGTCAGAGGCTCCACAGACTCAGCTGGAGAACCAGGGGGTAAGTCGGAACAGGTGCTGATGGTGCGAGCTCGCCGGCGCTGCTGGCCGATGTGCGTTCGGTTTCTAGAGAAACTTTTCCTGTTTCTCGAGCCTTTGACCTTGGCTGGCTTTAGTCCTGGCTCTTCTTTCACCTCTAGAAGTGGCTGCAAGAGAGACAGGAGAGTATTTATATTTAGTAAAACAATGCAATGCTAAACATGCCCTCACAAACATATCTGCATATTAgtcaaacattttgtcattgaTGGATAGACTGTTTCCAAATACTGATATACAAAAGTGACATCAATTCCTTCAAAATCGATAATATCAGATGAAAGAAACATCCTGTGGGAAAAGTTGTTGACATGGTCCTAACTTGTGCACTCTATAGCTCAGGTATTTATGTCAAAACAAGGGGGGTTTTGTCAGTCTCCGTGCTCTTACCTGCATGACAGATGGAGAATCAGCCGTCTCCGGTGTGGCTGGCGGCTCCTCCTTGATGTCACTGCGTCCTCCGACCTCCGACTTGATGCTACCAATTCGCTCCAGGGCCTGCTCCCTgcgtttctctctcttctccattCGGGCAAAGGCTTGCAGGATGgcctccatcttcctctcctctcgtGTCTGCAGAGAGTAAGATGTGGGGTTGGAAGGAGGGATGACGGAGAGGAAAAGGGAGCAGAGGAATTAGTCCATGGAGTACTTATCTCCCACAGAGCACCAGAAGTAGCGATACAACGGGTTAATGTGTGCTACACAGCGAAAGCCGATCTAGCTGAATGCAGAGTGCCAAGTGCAGAGACAAGTGAAAATGTGACCCCtcatttcagaaacaaaaaGGACAGAAGGTCAGAGGGgaccaacaggaaaaaaaaaatgctgtcagGATGTGTCAAAAGGTGACTGGGACATAAACCCTGACAAACCAGAAGGTTGTAGTACAGAATGTCTAATGTGTTCCTCTATACATATTTGTGCCACAAATCCAAAATAATATGGAAACCATGGCTACCtccaccaaaaaaacaaagagctcCACCTTCAGTTAGAAGAACACCCCTTTGAAAAGAGATTCATACCACGAAACATAATGAGACAACACATGTATTGCTGCATAGGCCAGGCTGAAGATTGGTGTCTGTAAAGACGAGACAGTTAGTACTCTTGTAAGTCAGTCACCTCTAAAAAAGATTGGGAGTGGGGAGGCTGGTAGATGGGTGGAGTGGGGTTGGCTATGTATGGGTCAAGTTTACCTCCTTGTGTTTCAGTCCCTTCCAGCTGGAAGCCGCCCCGACAGGGAGATGGGACTGCTCCACTGGGTTGGCCTGAATGTTCAATAAAGAGACAGCCCAGTTTAGAAGAGACATGTCCCCCCTAAACAAGGCTTCACAAACATTGGACAGGTCTAGACTTGTGACTCCCTGACTTTCTGATGCTATAAAATAGACCTATTTCAGATACTATAAACTTTGGAATGTCCTACTGTACAGTTAATGGGGCTTTTTTTTTAGGACACAACGTATCCGTAACGTATGTTCTCTAACATATTCTTAATGAAACCTGGCTTAGGATAGGGGTATTTTCTCAAAAAGCTGATCTGTCTGTGCAAAAAGCTGTCTTTGCAGTGCACACCTGCTACAACACCCTCAAGGGTTTCCGTCCTTATGATAACCCCTTTAAGTTTATATCACAATACAAGCTTCTCAACCGGTCACCTACCACCAAGCACAAAATGCCACTATAGtaaacaaaaatttaaatggCACAGGCAAACATTCAGTTAAGGGacattatacaaaaaaaactcaatcagtaggggcttttttttttgtttaagtaGGCAAGATATCatgccaaaaacacacacacacacacacacactgatgtcatCTCCCCCGCATCTTATCGCGGCATAGATTTACAAACACCCACATGCATCTACTACGCTTGTGATCGTCAATGTGTGAATGCACGCTTCTTTGCCCCAGCAGCAGAGCGCTCTCTTCTGGGCCACATTCCATAGAAGGCAGCCTATTGGATCTCCCAAAGTCAATATGGCCCTGGCAACAAGGCTCTACCCTCTgcagcccctcctctccctccctcccccttcaACTATCTATCCCTCTCTGGCCGATTAGCAGAACTGTATGTTGGCCAAAGATGAGTCAGCACTTTACACCTTGGGTCCACCGTGTGAAATGAAGCTGACTGCAGGGTAATttccagagtgtgtgtgcgcgtttgTGTCGGTGTGTAGTTTACCATgctggcttgtgtgtgtgtgtgtgtgtgtttgattccATCTCTCAGGGACGTAAGAGAGTGGTTGAACCAGTAATTGGCCATTTCAAGCTCTTGGCCTCGGTGAAGGTGAGAGGAGAGCTACACtcaaaactataaaacacacacaaacacactgggGATACTTCCAGGATGTATGATGCTACGGTATACTGGTTTTGTTTCCACTGACAGGGGTACTGGAGGCCTTTACATTTTCTCATATgatggagaaaacaaaaaaggcaaacaaataaatgtcaCTGCATAATAACAGGCAAGCAAAAAGCCTCCATACTgtgagagggaagaagaggaaagtcAAAGCTAGAGGAGggagaaattaaaacaaacaggacTGAGCAAAACAGCAACAGGTGCATTGACAATGATTGGAGCGCTAGCGGTAGAtgagtgatgaagaggagggtaGTTTAATGGAAGAGAGGTAGAGGAAAGCTGCACCTATCCAAGCCACAACCCCCTTAGCAGACATATAGTCCACACCCAGAGCAACAGGGgacagtttggtttttttatttttcactctttCTGCTGGGTGGCtgcatggcaaaaaaaaaaaaaaaagctgtagcCCCCTAGCTTGGCACACTtaccatcttcctcctcctctctgcaaTCTGCTCCTCTGACTCCATCTCTACTTCATTGCTAACGGAGGTTTTGTCTTCTAGATCCTCATATAACTCAGGATCCTgtaagaggaggggagagggcgGTATGGCGCTTTATCATGGCTGCTCATTCAGTCTGGCTACAGACTAGAGGGAGACAGGTAAGAGTGGAGGACAGGGAaggtgagggagagagggagggggaaggggggaGTAACCTAAAAGTTACGggggtggtgggagggggggggggggagtcacTCTGATTGTTCTTTAGTGGTCAACCTGTGCACAAAACACACCTGCTCAGAACTTGATGGATCTGCACGTGCACTTCATAGTAACTGTTCCACTTTGGGCAAATTTCAAGCTGTACCGGCAACCTCTGATAGCTGACATACTGTGTCTTGGATGTGAGCATACAGTTGTCATAACGATggcttttacatattttatctCCTCTGTTTGGACATCTCATCTCACCTTTCTTCGTTGGAGCTGTTTCTGGACCTCTAAACCTGACTTCATACGGTCCCGCTGAAGTAGAAGCTATGTGACACACTGGCCTGCTTTCTAAAAGTTTATATACACTTTGCCACAAACAAGATTTCTCTGCTTTCAAACTGCTCAATGAACCCAATTTATAGTGATTTGGCTTGGTCAAGGCAGGTGAAAATTGCTATTCAGGAATAGACGACGACTAAGAAATCCTGTTCTAGTTAACGCATCCGAGAGAGAAGCCATTCTCTGACTCTGTTAAACCTGCACACCTGCACAAAAGACTAATACACTCCAACACAACTCTGCCAGACAAATGGCACAAAAGTGTCTTGTGCAATGACAGTAAAAATCTGAACTATGTCATCAAAATTGTCACTGGGGGGGGACAAAGGTGAATGCATAAAGGGATGATGGGAAAAAAGAGGGAACTAAAGAGGATGTAGAGTAACAAAGAAGGACtaacaatggaaaaaaacatgcacagaaatgACATTCAACTAACATCAAACAAAATGGCATGCATAGACCATAGagataaatgtttataaaaacagaaattgtgGAACAGTAGAAAACAAAGTCTAAACATATGAGCAGTATAGTGTTAAAGAAGGGTGAGACTGGGTGTTTTCAGTGTGATGTTCATAAACGTCTAATCTTGCCTGATTGTTTGAGATAGAGAGGCGAAGAGGAGAGAGTTTCCTCTGTTTGGCGTCGCCTACGCTCTTGCCCTTTCCCTCGCCATCCAAACCCATGTTCTGGTTCTGGCCCTGGTCGTCCCGGACTGTCTCTTTGTCCTTGCGACTCCCTCGGCGCCTGCCTCCAGAACCCAGGTTCTCTGTGGGCTCTAGGTTGTGCTTTAGCACCGGGCACTCCTGGTTCCCCTTCACACAGGCACAGTCCACCTTGTATTTACTACAAATGTTCACAGGaagataaagagaaacaaaggaaGGGCATCAGAATTTGAAGCCTGAAGGTGAAATGATCTTGACCTGCTACGTGCCAAGTTTACGCCTTTCAACTCACCAGCTGCCATAGTCAAAATCAAAACCAATGGTGATCTCTGTGCCCTTGGTGATAGGCCTCAGTGAGTAGATATATAAATGCAGCATGCCATCCTCAATGACGTGCCGCACCTGTACGAGGTTAAGCAAAACATTAGTGAAAAGTATTGATCGatgaacacagaaaataacaacactATAACTATTCATAAGAGCCACCtttaactgaataaaaacaggcaAGTTCATCGATTCATTCTGGATTTTTGGGATGTCTGCTTACTTCAGAATTAGGGGTACAGGAGCGACGGATGAAGCGTGCTTCATTGCCAAAGCTGCGGGCATCCACACACATCTCCAGTCCGTCAAATTTTGagtaaaataacacaaatggGTATGGCCTAAAGAGGGAAACACATGCATGAGTGGTAATATTAactcacataaaaacataatgtcATAAACTGCACACTGTAAATCAGAGTCATAAATGTCTTTATCTGTTTGAGCGGTTAAGCAAGTaacattttcagtttacatTGATATAACACAGAGGAACAAGGAAATGCTTACATCTGAGAATCTGCAGATTTCCAATATTCAAGCCAATATTCattagtaattttattttttgataaatCAAGTAATAGCGTCAGCAATACTTCTGAATATAGCTCTAACACATTTAACTAGTGAAGCAATCTGACCTCTTGAAGAAGTATCCGTTGGCCTCAAACTGCTGTCGAAGCATAAATTTGCCCCTGTACTCAATGATGAGGGAGTCTGGGGCCAAGTCTCGCACCGCCTTGAGGATCTTCTTGTTCTTCTGAACTTGACTCTggaagggagagacagagacaaacatgaGCAACTATCCTGGACAGACACTGATTACAATACACTAAAACcccaaaagaaaagaaactagCGCTGTAGACTGACTGCATGCTTGAGTATAAAAGGTTTTAGTTTATGTATGCATGTCCTGTTAACAAGATTTTTAAAGATAGGTTTGTAAATAGTATTTTATGACTTGACAGAACAGACTGTACAGGGTTGTACCTCCACAGGTGGTTTGAAAGAGGCTGGATGCGTGTTGTACGCTAGGCTCTTGCCGTCGCCTTGCTCTTTAACACGCAACAGGACCTGGACATCCTCGCTGTACTGATTGCTGCTGGCCTCCTCGTAACGCTCCATCCACGTCTTGATCTTGTTCTCCCACAGAGACGGGTTCTCTGTTGGCTCCTGTTCTGGAGCTGCACCCTGACAGACACAGTACAGTTGTTACATATGGCTCAAGTTTTGACAGGAGATCACTAACAGGACTGTAAACACAAGTTGTGTGTTGCTTCTGTGCGTTTACCTTTACTCTTGAGGATTTTCTGGACCCTTCTCGGAAGGCCTGCcagaaaagtaaaacaattgAATCTTAAAAGTTCATTGAAATTCAAGTATTTAATGCATTATGTGCTTTGGCTggttttattataaattaatgaCTGTAAGCTGACCTTTTTAGCTCGGGCAGAGGATGCTGGAGGGTCTTTATCACCGCTCTTTTTGCGTTTTTTGTCAGCCTGCTTATTCCCGAGGCGCCCCGTCGTGAGGGTGATGGTGGTAGGCGTGTGTTGGAAAGTAGAGTAGAGCTCTAACGGCACCTCATCTCCACTCTCTGTAGCACTGGTGTCCCCGTCTGATTAagcaaacaaatacatattagtaaaaaggagggaaaaaggaAACATCACATGCCTGACATAAATCTATAgaaagctgcagctgctgcaggcaAAACAAAAGCTAGAATAATGGA
This genomic window from Thunnus maccoyii chromosome 23, fThuMac1.1, whole genome shotgun sequence contains:
- the kmt2e gene encoding inactive histone-lysine N-methyltransferase 2E isoform X5; this encodes MSIVIPVGVDTADTSYLDMAAGSEPESVEASPVVVEKSSYPHQIYSSSSHHSHSYIGLPYADHNYGARPPPTPPASPPPSMLIRQGEGGLFVPGGQDEASRGTTLSTSEDGSYGADITRCICGFTHDDGYMICCDKCSAWQHIDCMGIDRQNIPETYLCERCQPRHLDRERAILLQTRKRECLSDGDTSATESGDEVPLELYSTFQHTPTTITLTTGRLGNKQADKKRKKSGDKDPPASSARAKKAFREGSRKSSRVKGAAPEQEPTENPSLWENKIKTWMERYEEASSNQYSEDVQVLLRVKEQGDGKSLAYNTHPASFKPPVESQVQKNKKILKAVRDLAPDSLIIEYRGKFMLRQQFEANGYFFKRPYPFVLFYSKFDGLEMCVDARSFGNEARFIRRSCTPNSEVRHVIEDGMLHLYIYSLRPITKGTEITIGFDFDYGSCKYKVDCACVKGNQECPVLKHNLEPTENLGSGGRRRGSRKDKETVRDDQGQNQNMGLDGEGKGKSVGDAKQRKLSPLRLSISNNQTREERKMEAILQAFARMEKREKRREQALERIGSIKSEVGGRSDIKEEPPATPETADSPSVMQPLLEVKEEPGLKPAKVKGSRNRKSFSRNRTHIGQQRRRARTISTCSDLPPGSPAESVEPLTNEAPEGETPSAPEPELISSQAPDTSPPHSSSPAPDRNRTGSKSFKTKKHFVSEWVGEKQQDRCAVRTPEPAPERPLRISSDPEVLATQLNALPGMACSPQVYSTPKHYVRFSSPFLANRSPTTPGVPTGRRRSRELPETPPTTGSCKKRWLKQALEEEGSTSPARRPSLLMPSEGPLSPSINGDSDSPLPYNGTCSLPELPTPLKKRRLSPLDACMSESSTPYGSPCATPTRADQSEAPATPILLATPPRPRTEEPSTEHLPSTPTQTLNTPQESESSVENSPEVSRKPSVQEADRPPSLVSSPCVRAPSSDGLQTEAKVSVPESPQPPAAESVDCGEDRADSGIVEGSSEASSSAETCASSYPGWIKSPERCPTGPAGLNFSPVNSNLRDLTPSHTLEPLVAPFRPEAAAGAAAGPTAGTGSLVGSQPPFSEGQGQLFYPCSEEGGSLGFSRSLNGDSTGEGGSAQNPPQKKKVSLLEYRKRQREARRSGSKTECSSPVSTVPPLTVDAFPVALETTSEPSIPPAPTPLCNTNATTVKDPQTNEETETAGEKGEKEGGEGQWYVFSKLQTSSTSVEQARERSYHRALLLSKDKDTDGETEGGDTPALRDCPSPSLQKTPTHAPGSPSPLSTAQPPSRPAKEEDGDGQPRTPNPTSQPPSKPAGPKPAPLTPTKLHPAPLPSSPVHYPGSSLLHSPKPQPQGSPYRSQRALFSAQPQNQTQPQAQTGPPSFPQYNTQGAPPPPPPPPPAPPASTAYFPSQSPSPAGPFPGFKPAVTPPYPPGSQPMMQTLPHSVHYQSSAAPPPPPPPPPHPMPGPTLLHVNLQPPPIQQHQLLLTSAPPPPPPPQGQTPQQQQQPPSGSTLLSLTPPPPPPPPPPAPSTNTQMQPHHFQNLGGFQPALLHPGAAANSSVPPSTYPPPLQQTGLPPPPPPPPQQTQQGQAQAAASQMPTGTRGAPASSTPFHSSGYLSTGWH